TAGGCTTTGCTCTCAGTTTGGTGTATGTTTTGTTCCCCGGTCGAAAAGGCTGGTCGCGTACGAGCCTTCATCCGATCGACGGGGTCTTGGCTGTGCTTGGTGCGGCGGCACCGGCATATATTGTGGTAGAATACAATGAGCTCGTGCTCCGTTCCGGTGTGGTAACGAGTACGGACTTGGTATTCGGTCTTATTGGTGTTCTCTTGGTGTTGGAAGCGACGCGCCGTGTCGTCGGTATTCCGATGGTCGTGGTAGCGAGCTTCTTCCTCGCGTATGCGTTCTTGGGTCCGTATATGCCCGATCTTATGGCACATCGCGGTCTTGACTTAGAAGAGCTTGTCGGACATCTCTTCTTCACGACGGAAGGTATCTTCGGTATTCCGCTCGGTGTATCGGCTACGTTTATCTATCTGTTTATTTTGTTCGGTGTCTACTTGGAGATCACGGGTCTTGGTAAGTTCTTCATTGATATCGCTAACGCTGTTGCAGGCTGGGCGAGCGGTGGTCCTGCGAAGGTAGCCGTTCTCTCGAGCGGTCTGATGGGGACGGTATCGGGCAGTTCGGTCGCGAACGTTGCCGGTACGGGCTGCTTCACGATCCCGATGATGAAAAAGCTTGGTTATCACAAAAACTTCGCCGGTGCGGTAGAGGCCGCTTCTTCGACAGGCGGTCAGTTGATGCCTCCTGTTATGGGTGCGGCGGCGTTCCTCATGGCGGAGTTCGTTGGGGTACCGTATATTGAGATCATCGGTGCGGCGGCGATCCCTGCACTTCTCTATTTCACGGGTATCTGGCTTGGTGTTCACTTCGAAGCGAAGAAGAACAACCTCAAAGGTGTTCCGCGCGAAGAGCTTCCGAATACGTGGCAGCTCCTCAAAGAGAAAGGCCACTTGGCGATCCCGCTTATCGTTATCGTGTATCTCCTCGTTGTCGGTTATACGCCGATGCGTGCGGCTCTCGTTGCGATCGCGCTTTCTATCATCGCATCCGCACTTCGTAAATCGACTCGCGTATCTTTGAAGGAATTGTTCTGGGGTCTTGAAAAAGGCTCGAAAGGCGTACTTGGTGTCGTCGTTGCATGTGCTTCGGCAGGTATCATCATCGGTGTCGTTACGAAAACGGGTGTCGGCCTCAAATTGGCTTCCGTTCTTATCGAATTGTCGGGCGGTGCGCTCCTTCCGACGATGTTCTTCACGATGCTGACATCTATCCTCTTGGGGATGGGCGTTCCGACGACGGCGAACTACGTTATCACTTCGACGATCGCAGCTCCTGCACTGCTTGAGCTCGGCGTTCCCGTTTTGGCGGCGCATATGTTCGTATTCTACTTCGGTATTATCGCCGATATCACGCCGCCTGTTGCGCTTGCGGCATTCGCAGGCTCGGCAATATCGGGGGGCAAACCGCTCAAGACAGCGATCAATGCCTCGAAGCTGGCTGTTGCGGCGTTCCTCATACCGTACATCTTCGTCTACTCGCCGGTACTCCTCTTGATTGATGCGACACCGCTTACGCTCGCTATAGCAGTCGCTACGGCTCTCGTCGGTATGGTCGGTCTGAGTGCTTCGCTCATCGGCTATTTCGTAGCACCGACAAGTATGCTCGAACGTATCATTCTGTTCGCGGGCGGTCTTCTCTTGGTAGACCCGGGCGCGATGACGGATATCATCGGTCTTGGCGTATTGGCAGTCGGATTCGCTATCCAGT
Above is a genomic segment from Selenomonadales bacterium containing:
- a CDS encoding TRAP transporter permease; its protein translation is MTKKAEVREATAEEVLKQYDKESNRREFNGMMKCIVSVIAILFAVFQLYTGIFGVLDAHLQRAVHLGFALSLVYVLFPGRKGWSRTSLHPIDGVLAVLGAAAPAYIVVEYNELVLRSGVVTSTDLVFGLIGVLLVLEATRRVVGIPMVVVASFFLAYAFLGPYMPDLMAHRGLDLEELVGHLFFTTEGIFGIPLGVSATFIYLFILFGVYLEITGLGKFFIDIANAVAGWASGGPAKVAVLSSGLMGTVSGSSVANVAGTGCFTIPMMKKLGYHKNFAGAVEAASSTGGQLMPPVMGAAAFLMAEFVGVPYIEIIGAAAIPALLYFTGIWLGVHFEAKKNNLKGVPREELPNTWQLLKEKGHLAIPLIVIVYLLVVGYTPMRAALVAIALSIIASALRKSTRVSLKELFWGLEKGSKGVLGVVVACASAGIIIGVVTKTGVGLKLASVLIELSGGALLPTMFFTMLTSILLGMGVPTTANYVITSTIAAPALLELGVPVLAAHMFVFYFGIIADITPPVALAAFAGSAISGGKPLKTAINASKLAVAAFLIPYIFVYSPVLLLIDATPLTLAIAVATALVGMVGLSASLIGYFVAPTSMLERIILFAGGLLLVDPGAMTDIIGLGVLAVGFAIQFMKRKKMST